In Larimichthys crocea isolate SSNF chromosome VI, L_crocea_2.0, whole genome shotgun sequence, one genomic interval encodes:
- the ndrg3a gene encoding protein NDRG3a isoform X2: MDELQDVQLTEIKPLLTNKNARNFQDFDCQEHDIETPHGVLHVTMRGVPKGNRPVILTYHDIGLNHKSCFNTLFNYEDMLEITQHFAVVHVDAPGQQEGAPPFPSGYRYPTMDELAEMLPSVMTQLKVNSVIGIGVGAGAYILSRFALNNPTLVEGLVLINVDPCAEGWIDWAASKLSGWTSNLVDIVMSHHFSTDELTENQELIQTYRLHIAQDINQDNLALFCGSYQYRRDLEIERPIVGLNEDTVNTLTCPALLVVGDTSPAVEAVVECNSRLNPTKTTLLKMADCGGLPQVVQPGKLAEAFKYFVQGMGYMPSAGMTRLARSRTTSSSSITSMDSSRSRNNLNSLLEGNATGVLDNQATPQTMEVSC; the protein is encoded by the exons atggatgaGCTGCAGGATGTACAGCTGACTGAGATCAAGCCGCTGCTGACCAATAAG AATGCACGCAACTTTCAAGATTTCGACTGTCAG GAGCATGACATTGAGACTCCCCATGGCGTTCTCCATGTGACCATGAGAGGTGTTCCCAAGGGCAACAGACCCGTCATCCTGACCTATCACGACATCGGCCTCAACC ACAAGTCGTGCTTCAACACCCTGTTCAACTATGAGGACATGTTGGAGATCACGCAGCATTTTGCGGTCGTCCATGTGGACGCGCCCGGCCAGCAGGAGGGTGCACCTCCCTTCCCCAGCGG TTATCGCTACCCAACCATGGACGAGTTGGCTGAAATGCTGCCCTCTGTGATGACTCAGCTGAA GGTCAACAGCGTGATCGGCATCGGCGTGGGAGCAGGAGCGTACATCCTCTCCCGCTTTGCA CTGAACAACCCCACTCTGGTGGAGGGGCTGGTTCTGATCAACGTCGACCCCTGTGCTGAAGGCTGGATCGACTGGGCAGCTTCAAAG CTGTCTGGCTGGACCAGTAATTTGGTGGATATCGTCATGTCTCACCACTTCAGCACT GACGAGCTGACAGAGAACCAGGAGTTGATTCAGACCTACCGCCTCCACATCGCCCAAGACATCAACCAGGACAACCTGGCCCTCTTCTGTGGCTCCTACCAATA CCGTCGGGACCTGGAGATCGAGAGGCCAATTGTAGGTCTAAATGAGGACACAGTCAACACACTAAC GTGCCCTGCATTGCTGGTAGTTGGCGACACATCACCTGCTGTGGAGGCCGTG GTGGAGTGCAATTCCAGGTTAAATCCAACCAAGACCACGCTGTTAAAG ATGGCTGATTGTGGAGGCTTGCCCCAAGTTGTGCAG CCAGGGAAACTCGCTGAGGCCTTCAAGTACTTTGTTCAGGGAATGGGCTACA TGCCGTCAGCAGGAATGACTCGTCTGGCTCGCTCGCgcaccacctcctcttccagcATCACCTCCATGGACAGCAGTCGCAGCCGCAACAACCTCAACAGCCTGCTGGAGGGCAATGCCACCGGGGTGTTGGACAACCAGGCTACACCCCAGACCATGGAGGTCTCCTGCTAA
- the ndrg3a gene encoding protein NDRG3a isoform X1 → MDELQDVQLTEIKPLLTNKNARNFQDFDCQEHDIETPHGVLHVTMRGVPKGNRPVILTYHDIGLNHKSCFNTLFNYEDMLEITQHFAVVHVDAPGQQEGAPPFPSGYRYPTMDELAEMLPSVMTQLKVNSVIGIGVGAGAYILSRFALNNPTLVEGLVLINVDPCAEGWIDWAASKLSGWTSNLVDIVMSHHFSTDELTENQELIQTYRLHIAQDINQDNLALFCGSYQYRRDLEIERPIVGLNEDTVNTLTCPALLVVGDTSPAVEAVVECNSRLNPTKTTLLKMADCGGLPQVVQPGKLAEAFKYFVQGMGYIPYVLLSHLSNESVPSAGMTRLARSRTTSSSSITSMDSSRSRNNLNSLLEGNATGVLDNQATPQTMEVSC, encoded by the exons atggatgaGCTGCAGGATGTACAGCTGACTGAGATCAAGCCGCTGCTGACCAATAAG AATGCACGCAACTTTCAAGATTTCGACTGTCAG GAGCATGACATTGAGACTCCCCATGGCGTTCTCCATGTGACCATGAGAGGTGTTCCCAAGGGCAACAGACCCGTCATCCTGACCTATCACGACATCGGCCTCAACC ACAAGTCGTGCTTCAACACCCTGTTCAACTATGAGGACATGTTGGAGATCACGCAGCATTTTGCGGTCGTCCATGTGGACGCGCCCGGCCAGCAGGAGGGTGCACCTCCCTTCCCCAGCGG TTATCGCTACCCAACCATGGACGAGTTGGCTGAAATGCTGCCCTCTGTGATGACTCAGCTGAA GGTCAACAGCGTGATCGGCATCGGCGTGGGAGCAGGAGCGTACATCCTCTCCCGCTTTGCA CTGAACAACCCCACTCTGGTGGAGGGGCTGGTTCTGATCAACGTCGACCCCTGTGCTGAAGGCTGGATCGACTGGGCAGCTTCAAAG CTGTCTGGCTGGACCAGTAATTTGGTGGATATCGTCATGTCTCACCACTTCAGCACT GACGAGCTGACAGAGAACCAGGAGTTGATTCAGACCTACCGCCTCCACATCGCCCAAGACATCAACCAGGACAACCTGGCCCTCTTCTGTGGCTCCTACCAATA CCGTCGGGACCTGGAGATCGAGAGGCCAATTGTAGGTCTAAATGAGGACACAGTCAACACACTAAC GTGCCCTGCATTGCTGGTAGTTGGCGACACATCACCTGCTGTGGAGGCCGTG GTGGAGTGCAATTCCAGGTTAAATCCAACCAAGACCACGCTGTTAAAG ATGGCTGATTGTGGAGGCTTGCCCCAAGTTGTGCAG CCAGGGAAACTCGCTGAGGCCTTCAAGTACTTTGTTCAGGGAATGGGCTACA TTCCCTACGTTCTTCTCAGTCACCTGAGCAACGAATCAG TGCCGTCAGCAGGAATGACTCGTCTGGCTCGCTCGCgcaccacctcctcttccagcATCACCTCCATGGACAGCAGTCGCAGCCGCAACAACCTCAACAGCCTGCTGGAGGGCAATGCCACCGGGGTGTTGGACAACCAGGCTACACCCCAGACCATGGAGGTCTCCTGCTAA
- the ndrg3a gene encoding protein NDRG3a isoform X3, with product MSAILDLDQIACSGNGVEHDIETPHGVLHVTMRGVPKGNRPVILTYHDIGLNHKSCFNTLFNYEDMLEITQHFAVVHVDAPGQQEGAPPFPSGYRYPTMDELAEMLPSVMTQLKVNSVIGIGVGAGAYILSRFALNNPTLVEGLVLINVDPCAEGWIDWAASKLSGWTSNLVDIVMSHHFSTDELTENQELIQTYRLHIAQDINQDNLALFCGSYQYRRDLEIERPIVGLNEDTVNTLTCPALLVVGDTSPAVEAVVECNSRLNPTKTTLLKMADCGGLPQVVQPGKLAEAFKYFVQGMGYIPYVLLSHLSNESVPSAGMTRLARSRTTSSSSITSMDSSRSRNNLNSLLEGNATGVLDNQATPQTMEVSC from the exons ATGTCAGCTATTCTGGATCTGGACCAGATTGCATGCTCTGGGAATGGAGTG GAGCATGACATTGAGACTCCCCATGGCGTTCTCCATGTGACCATGAGAGGTGTTCCCAAGGGCAACAGACCCGTCATCCTGACCTATCACGACATCGGCCTCAACC ACAAGTCGTGCTTCAACACCCTGTTCAACTATGAGGACATGTTGGAGATCACGCAGCATTTTGCGGTCGTCCATGTGGACGCGCCCGGCCAGCAGGAGGGTGCACCTCCCTTCCCCAGCGG TTATCGCTACCCAACCATGGACGAGTTGGCTGAAATGCTGCCCTCTGTGATGACTCAGCTGAA GGTCAACAGCGTGATCGGCATCGGCGTGGGAGCAGGAGCGTACATCCTCTCCCGCTTTGCA CTGAACAACCCCACTCTGGTGGAGGGGCTGGTTCTGATCAACGTCGACCCCTGTGCTGAAGGCTGGATCGACTGGGCAGCTTCAAAG CTGTCTGGCTGGACCAGTAATTTGGTGGATATCGTCATGTCTCACCACTTCAGCACT GACGAGCTGACAGAGAACCAGGAGTTGATTCAGACCTACCGCCTCCACATCGCCCAAGACATCAACCAGGACAACCTGGCCCTCTTCTGTGGCTCCTACCAATA CCGTCGGGACCTGGAGATCGAGAGGCCAATTGTAGGTCTAAATGAGGACACAGTCAACACACTAAC GTGCCCTGCATTGCTGGTAGTTGGCGACACATCACCTGCTGTGGAGGCCGTG GTGGAGTGCAATTCCAGGTTAAATCCAACCAAGACCACGCTGTTAAAG ATGGCTGATTGTGGAGGCTTGCCCCAAGTTGTGCAG CCAGGGAAACTCGCTGAGGCCTTCAAGTACTTTGTTCAGGGAATGGGCTACA TTCCCTACGTTCTTCTCAGTCACCTGAGCAACGAATCAG TGCCGTCAGCAGGAATGACTCGTCTGGCTCGCTCGCgcaccacctcctcttccagcATCACCTCCATGGACAGCAGTCGCAGCCGCAACAACCTCAACAGCCTGCTGGAGGGCAATGCCACCGGGGTGTTGGACAACCAGGCTACACCCCAGACCATGGAGGTCTCCTGCTAA
- the sla2a gene encoding src-like-adapter 2, with product MGMCPIRCQSNLAMLENPPEPVTPVPQDSVIVSLYNYPSYGRTELTMCIGELLTILSDDGDFMIVRSTSTGRESYVPTNYTAKVTHRWLFTGISRYKAMELLMQPSNPNGAFLIRESETNRDCYSLSVLRRTNPSYMDSVKHYRVSQLENGWVYITPGLTFPSLHHLVEHYSESAHGLCCRLTEPCYIQGFNNPREAAPIPTTVRRPTLNWKDISRSAIFRKKRTESDNSLVSEGLREAIASYLQMTEGDNHSWDT from the exons ATGGGGATGTGCCCCATCAGATGCCAATCCAACCTGGCAATGCTTGAAAATCCACCTGAACCTGTAACACCAG tCCCCCAGGACAGCGTGATTGTGTCTCTCTATAACTACCCGTCCTATGGGCGCACAGAATTGACCATGTGCATTGGAGAACTACTCACCATCCTATCAGA tGACGGCGATTTTATGATAGTGAGGTCCACGTCCACAGGACGTGAGAGCTATGTTCCCACCAACTACACGGCTAAGGTGACACATAG GTGGCTGTTCACAGGCATCAGCAGGTACAAAGCAATGGAGCTGCTCATGCAGCCGAGTAACCCAAATGGAGCCTTCTTGATCCGAGagtcagagacaaacagag ATTGTTACTCGCTGTCTGTCCTGAGGAGGACCAACCCTTCATACATGGACTCTGTAAAGCACTACCGCGTCTCTCAACTTGAAAATGGCTGGGTGTACATAACTCCAGGACTCACCTTCCCCTCCCTGCATCACCTGGTGGAACACTACTCAG AGTCTGCACATGGATTGTGCTGTCGGCTGACAGAGCCTTGCTACATCCAAGGTTTCAACAACCCTAGAGAGGCCGCACCTATACCCACAACTGTCAGGAGGCCTACGTTAAACTGGAAGGACATTAGCAG gtCAGCGATTTTCAGGAAGAAGAGAACAGAGTCAGACAACTCTCTGGTGAGCGAGGGGCTGAGGGAGGCCATCGCCTCCTATCTCCAAATGACAGAGGGCGACAATCACAGCTGGGACACTTGA